In Fusarium oxysporum f. sp. lycopersici 4287 chromosome 12, whole genome shotgun sequence, one DNA window encodes the following:
- a CDS encoding 3-octaprenyl-4-hydroxybenzoate carboxy-lyase UbiX: MGEAPRKKIIVALTGATGAAIGIHVLSTLRRLNVETHLIISKWAAETIKYETDYTPASVRALADHVYNPSDLAAPIASGSCHVDGMIVVPCSVKTLAAINAGICDDLITRAADVCLKERRRLVLSLRETPLSEIHLRNMMEVTRAGAIIAPPVVGFYTRPSSVDDILNQMVGRLLDLFGLEAGNFERWEGMTNGKS; the protein is encoded by the coding sequence ATGGGGGAAGCACCAAGAAAAAAGATCATTGTAGCCTTAACTGGCGCGACAGGAGCTGCCATCGGCATTCACGTTCTCTCAACACTTCGACGACTCAACGTTGAaactcatctcatcatcagtAAATGGGCAGCTGAGACCATAAAATACGAAACAGACTACACACCAGCTTCAGTGAGAGCACTAGCAGATCACGTCTACAACCCAAGCGACTTAGCCGCACCAATTGCAAGCGGGTCCTGTCACGTCGATGGCATGATCGTTGTTCCCTGCTCAGTCAAAACATTAGCTGCCATCAACGCCGGCATTTGTGATGACCTTATCACTCGCGCAGCAGATGTCTGTCTCAAAGAACGAAGGAGACTAGTGTTGTCGTTGAGAGAAACGCCACTGAGTGAGATCCACTTGCGGAACATGATGGAGGTGACAAGAGCTGGTGCTATTATTGCGCCTCCTGTTGTCGGATTTTACACGAGGCCAAGCTCGGTGGATGACATATTGAATCAGATGGTTGGTCGGTTATTGGACTTGTTTGGCCTGGAAGCTGGGAACTTTGAGAGGTGGGAGGGAATGACGAATGGGAAATCTTGA